Within Thermodesulfobacteriota bacterium, the genomic segment CATCGCCCTCTTGATGATATGGATATTTATCCTGCCCAATGTACTTCTTCGCCAAAACATCTGTATGCTCAAACGCACCATCATGGGTTTCTTCAACCACTTTTCCCCTTATCATTGCCTGACGGTAGGGGTTCTCAGAATC encodes:
- a CDS encoding PPOX class F420-dependent oxidoreductase; the protein is DSENPYRQAMIRGKVVEETHDGAFEHTDVLAKKYIGQDKYPYHQEGDVRVIFKIKPDSVYKIDM